The window CACCATCAAGGTCAGATTTACCCTGCTCAATGAACTTACCCCCTTTACCCTTTTCACAGAAACCCAAATCCTCATAGTTGATTATCTCTGTAATTGAAAAACAGTCATGAACCTCTGCCACATCTATATCCTTCGGCTCTATACCAGCCATAGTATATGCCTGCTTCGCCGCCCTGACAGATGCTACAAACTCTGTAAAGTTCTCCTTCTCATGGACGTAAAATACATCGGTCCCCATCCCAAAACCAGCAACATATATGGGTTTGTCAGTATACTTTTCAGCCAAATCAGCCCTGCATATTATTGCCGCAGCCGCACCATCTGTCTGAGGACAACAGTCCAAAAGGTTCAATGGACTGCAAACCATGGGTGATTTGAATACATCCTCTATGGTTATCTCATATCTGTAGTGAGAGTACGGGTCGTATACGCCATTTTTGTGGTTTTTGACAGCTACCATAGCCATCTGTTCTTTGGTGGTACCAAATTCATGCATATGACGCATCGCCTGGGGAGCAAACATGGTCATTGCCGTCTCGCCCCGCTGAATCACAGGGTGTCCCTGGGCAGCCAGAGAAAGCATCTCTGCTGTTGATTTGTCCCGCATCTTCTCTGCCCCAAGTACTAATGCTACGTCATAGACGCCGGAAGCAACTCCAAGACAGGCATTCCTGAATCCATCACTTCCTGTAGGACAACCGTTCTCTATATGGCTGCAGGGAACTCCCGCAAGCCCGATATTCCCCACAAGGGATACCCCGGCAATGGTCTGTGTCCCATGGGCACCAGGCCTGCAATCGGCTATCCATGCAGCCTGAATGTCTTTAGGATTAAAACCTTTGTCTACGTTGCTGATGGCATTGAGGTAAGCTTCCTCAACCATAATCTCCCAGCCTTTGTCGAACAGCTCTCCAAACTTTATTATCCCTACTCCAACTATCGCTATCTTATTCCATCCCATATCTAGTACCTCCAGTATTCCATCTATTTTATTCTTATTGGCCTGAATACGTTTCCGTACAGGTTTACATTATCCTCGGAAGTCAATCTCCTCAAAACCAATTCTACCGGCATATCAATCTTTACTTCCTCAGGACTCATCTCTGTACCCAATGCCCTGTGTCTAACTCCGTCATCAAGATCAGCAATTATTATAGGTAAAGGAGATTCAAAACCTGCTGGCATGTAATAGTTTACACAGAAGGTATGTATCTTCCCTTTCCTGCTGAATACTACTTCTTTAAACTTTGTATTGCCGCACCTTATACAAATTTTTCTTTCAGAAGGCGGAAAGTTCACGTAACCACAGTTTAAACACCTGGCACCGATCAGTCTGTAAAGCTCGGCACTTGCCCTCCACATAAGAGGAGACAAGGGAGAAACTCCCAAATCCGCAGGTGATTCGTCTTTTTTCAGAACCCCTTTACTCCTCAGATACCGTGTATAATCCATATAGACCTTGCTAGCCAGATATGATTGATACGATTTACACCTGCCTTTTGCCTTCTCTATTGGTTCTCTTACGGTCAGGTAGAGGGCATCACTTGTCCCTGAACCATAGGATACAGCAAGAACCTTGTCTCCCGAAATTGCCCTGTCAAAAACCGATGACAGGCCTATAAACAAGCAAGCTGCCCCTGTATCTCCTATGTCATTAAATATGGACCCCAGCTTTGTCTGTTCAGACGTTAGCTTTAGCTTTCTGGCTATTTCCATGGGAAGTCTAGCATCAGGCTGCTGGAATACTATGTGCTGAAACTGGTCGATGGTTAATCCTGTTTTTGATAAAAGCCCCTTAAGGGAATTGTGTATGTGCTCTGTATAACCATACTGCCGGGTAAACCTCGGCTCATAGTCTCTTACATAGGTGTCTGCCAAGCTCCTCCAGTTATCTCTAAAGTTACCCGAATAGGTATAAACTTCTTCAAGATCGGCTATAGTATCCTTATCTCCAACTATAAAAGCCCCCGCTCCACCACCGAAGAACATTTCCATATTGCTCCCCGGTGAAGCCGGACGATAATCCGAAGCTATTACCAGACCATATCTAACCCTGCCAGACTTTACCGCATCAATACATGCCTTCAACGCCGCAATACCTGCCCTCGGGGTTGTGGTAAAGTCCATTACTTCAATATCCCGTTTTGCCCCCAATGTCTGAGCGATAACACCTATAGACGAATGCTCTATATTGGGAGGGGAATCAGTACCTAAATATATGGCATCTACCTCTCTGACATCAGCCAGCCCCGAATGTTCAATCGCATTGACAGAAGCCTCTACCGCCATTGTTATAACATCCTCGTTGTCATTAAGGGCAGCGTTTTCACCCCTCCCCCCGCCACCCCATACCTTTGCTATATCTTCTCTCTTAATGCGACATTTGGGGATATAAACTCCATAACCCACTATTCCTACTGCCATACTTACCTCCTTTACATTATTCAATAGCTAAACTGCTCTATCGATTAGATCTCAGAATTCCCCCAAAATGCTCAGGTATACTATGAGACCATTAAAAACTGTGTTTGTTTTGAAAAATGTCCCTTAGAGCCATTCATAAAACGGATGTTAAAGCAAAAAGGATTTTAATTTTTATCACAACAAAAAGGATTATTACAAGTATTTTTTACTAGTTTTTTTATCTATACTTATACGGCCATTTTTTCCAATAAACCTTTATCTTTTGCCAGCGACCATTGATACCATCTGGTTCAAAAATCAAAAACAAGATTATGATCAGACCAAAAACGATAGCCTTCAACTCCAGTATCCTTTCAGTGAGAAATGGTGCAGACCCTCTAAATAAATCGGAGAACATTCTTATACCCTCAGGTAACATGGTTACAAATATAGCTCCATATACAGAGCCCAGGATAGAACCCATACCTCCTATAATTATCATTGCAATATAGTCTATAGAGAGAGTTATCGGAAAATGTTCCGGGCTTATCTCTCTTGTATAGTGGGCATAAAGGCTTCCAGCTATTCCTACATAGAAGGAACTTATAAAAAAAGCCATGACTTTGAATCTAGCAATATTCACTCCGATAATTTCAGCAGCTATATATCTGTCACGGATGGCTACAAATGCTCGACCTGGTTTTGTCCTTGTCAGATTTTTAGCAAAAAGGACTGCTAAAGCAGTAATTGGCATTATGAGAAAATAGAATGAGAGATCCGACCGTATTGTATAACTAAATATAGTTGGTAGGGGAACACTGTGTCCTTTCGAACCACCTGTCATGCTTTCCCAATTGATAACTACAAATTGGCAGATAAAAACAAGGGCCAGAGTGGTCATGACCAGATATAGCCCCTTAAGTCTTAAAGAGGGTATTCCGACCAGCAATCCAGCAAAGGCAGTAATAAAGCCGGATAGAGGCATAGCCATCCAGAATGAAAGACCCACTTTTGCAGAAAGTATAGCCGAAGTATATGCCCCTATAGCGAGAAAAGCCGCCTGGCCAAAGGATATCTGCCCACAATAACCGGTTATTATATTGAGTCCTAAAGCACCAATAACTGCAATGGCTGTGATGTTTATTACATAAATCAGGTATGGACTGGCAGTAAATGGGAAAATTATTAAAAATACTATAAATCCTATAATCCAGTTTCTTATCCAGTTGGTCTGGAAGATTGCCATATCCTTGCTGTAAGACGTCTTAAAATTTCCGCACCCCATATTTTCTCCATTCCTGTTATTGTTTAAACTTCATAACTCGTAGCCACTTTCGTACGTTTCTCTAATTAAGTCCCTGTACATTTCCCTAATAGCCGTCCTTCTTACCTTTTGAGTGGCTGTCAACTCATCTTCATCATGGTCCAGTTCCTTGGTAATCAAATTAAATTTTTTAATTTGTCTATCATGTGCCAACGACCTATTTACCTCCCTTATTTCTTCTGCAATTAAATCATATACGGCAGAGTTCAAAGAGAGGCTTTTAAAAGTAGTATACGCTATCTTATTGTTCATAGCCCATTTTCCAACATTAGAAAAGTCTATCTGGATCAAGGCAATTAGATATTCCATCCCCTCTCCTACCACTACAGCCTCATATATATATGGACTGAATTTCAGTTTGTTCTCTATCTCATCCGGGGCTATAATTCTTCCGTCAGAGGTAATAAAAACGTCCTGTCTTCTGCCAAGGACGTGGAGATAACCTTCATCGTCAACATAGACAAGATCGTTTGTGCGCATCCATCCATCTCCCTTTGCAGATTGGGTAGCCTCCGGGTTTTTATAATAACCGGCAAAAAGGCTTTTCACCTTACACAACAACTCACCCTCCTGGGTAATCTTCCACTCTACACCGGGAAGAAATTTCCCAGCGGTTCCAATCTTTATATCCCTCCCCTGATGTGTTGCCACTATTCCTATCTCTGTCATACCGTAAAGCTCTCTTAACTTGATTCCGACAGCATAAAAGAATCGGTTCATCTCAGGGGCTACAGCCGCCCCTCCGGTATAGGCAATTCTCAACCTCAGAAATCCCATCTGATCTTTGATTGCCCTAAAGCATGCCAGGTAGGCTACAAAATAGAGAAACCGCCAATACCATCGTACCTTCCTTCGAGCCATTTCCATATCCGTCACCTTATATCCCACAGGCATAGCCAACTTGAAGGCTAACCTTTTTAACCATGTAGAATCCTGGACATTTATTTTGACTTCAGAACACAGTTTCTCGTAAATCCTCGGCACCGCCAGCAGGAGTGTTGGAGCGATTTCGTACATATTCTCCTGGACAGTCTCTGTACTTTCAGAAAAGTTGACGGTACACCCAAAGCACAAAGGGATAACAACAGACATGAGCCGCTCAATACCATGATTAAGAGGCAAAAAGGAGAGCACTATGTCTCCTTCTTTAACCGGATTGGCAGCCTGCAATCCATCGATCCAAGCCAGATAAATCCTGTGGGTAATCATAACACCTTTAGGTACAGAAGTCGTCCCCGAAGTGTAAAGCATCATACACACATCATCGGGTTTTACTTCATCAAGACGGTCATAGAAGATGGAAGGACTGGTCTCATATAATCTCTTCCCCATCTCCTCGACCTCGTTAAAACTCATTATAAAAGGGTCATTATAGTCCCTTAATCCTTTCATATCCATAACGATGCACTTCTTGAGATGGGGCTGTCTTTCCTTAAACTCCATTACCTTATCGGTCTGTTCCTGGTCCTCAGCAACAATAAACTTCGCTTCACAATGGTCCACGATGTATCTCACACCTTCAGCATAATCAATTGAGTATATACCCACAGAAATACCACCTGCAGATTGAATCCCTAAATCTGCGTACAGCCATTCCCGACAATTTTCCCCAATAATACATACATGATCACCTTTTTCCAGACCAAGACTTATAAGCCCCAGGGCAAAATTCCTGACGTGATCACCATATTCTTTCCATGTTATTTCATCCCAAACACCAAAATTTTTTTCCCTCAGTGCAACTTTTTTATTTCCATATTTCTCCACTTGGGCATGAAGTATATGCGGCAAGGTATCTTTTCTCATAGGAATTCTCCTATAGCAACCTAAACCCGTCTCTTATCACCCAAAACACTCGCAGACTCCGTGATGTCCCCAGTATTCACCAACAAAATATCCCCAAAGGGGGGATTCTTTTTCTGATTCTTAATAAGATCGTTCTTCGTTGAAAAGGGTATCTTATAATAATCTTCTGATTATCTATCAAACAATCCCTTTTTCTTCTAAATCTCTTATATCATCTTCAGTATAGCCGAAATTAGCCAATACCTCATTTGTATGTTGGCCCAGCACAGGTGGTGGCGTTTTAATTTTGCCCGGGGTTTCGGAAAATTTGTACGGGAACCCTATCTGTTTTATCGTACCCTCCACAGGATGGTCTGTCTCAAGAATCATCTCGCGGGCATTAACCTGGGGATCAGCAACAACCTCTTCCAGCGAATTCACGGGGCTTGCGCAGAAGTCTTTACCTCCCATTATCTCCAACCATTCTTCTCTCGACTTAGTCAAGAAAATACTACGCATCTCGGCCATTATCTCATCCCGCTTTTTCCCTGTGGCAAACTCAAAATCGACAAAATCCTCTCTGCCTATTGCCTTACACAAGTTTATCCAGAACTTCTTCTCCAGATTTCCGAGGAAGAGGTATTTACCATCTCTCGTTTCAAAGCAATTATACCACAAAGCATGACCGGTAATCTCCAGAGAACCACTACTTTCCCCTATTCCATACTCATACCCTGCGAAGTGATGGGCAAGGGGAATCGTATTATACGAGACCATACAGTCCGTCATGGAAACATCTATGTGCTGCCCTTTGCCCGTTCTATCCCTTGCCATCAGGCCCGCAAGGATAGCATAGGCTGAAAATATCCCGATGGACATATCGGCAATAGGTATCCCAGGGATAACGGGAGCACCCGTATGTCGTCCAGTAACACCAAGTATCCCGGCTACCGCGATGTAGTTTGCATCGTGTCCGGCCTTGTCTTTATACGGACCGGTCTGCCCATAGCCTGTTGATGAACAGTAGACCAGCCTCGGGTTTATCTCCTTTAAATCTTTATAACCAAGTCCAAAACCATCCATAATTCCAGGCCTAAAACTCTCAAATAAGACATCATATTTTTTGACCAACCGGTATACAATTTCTCTTCCCTTTTCTGTATTGAAGTTCAATGTCATACTCTTTTTATTACGATTGGCAAGGAGGAAAATATAACCCTCCTTCTTGTTCTTGGGAGGTAGCCACCTCATATAATCACCCTTCTCGGGCTCTTCAACTTTGAGGACTTCCGCGCCTAAATCCGCCAGCATCATGGTGCAATATTCAAAGGGCAAAAGCCTCGAAAAATCCAGAACTTTTATACCATCCAATGCGCCTGCCATATGTAAACTCCATTATCTTTAAAAAGGGTAAAAAGGTATCCAAAAAACCGAAATTCTTCCTTGGACGAAGGGGGTTACCTCACGCTTCAGCACGAGGTAACCAAGGCTTTTTTAGTTATATCTAAATTATAGCTTCAAACTTGAATCTTAATCGAGGGGTTTCTTCCAACTTGAGATGGGAACAAAAAATCCTTTCTCTACATCGGCCTTATAGATCTTGAAGAATTCATTTGGTTTGTGATTTGCAGAGCTATAGGTAAGGGGGCCTGAGAGGTCTTTCGTGCTGAAGTTTTTCATAGATTCAATAGCATTTACCAACCCCTCGTTAGTAAGATTGTTTTTTGCCCTTTTTATCCCCTCAGCAAGTATCATAGACAAGACCCATCCATCAGTATATGCCCTGTCCTTCCAGGTTGCACCAGAATCATATTTCTTAGTCACGCTTCTGAGTTCCTTAATCCCGGGGTTCTCCTCGTCCCAACCACTGAAACAATGAACTCCCCAGTAATTCCTGGCTGCTTCTTTGGCTGCTTTGATAAGTTGGTCCTGAGTTGCCCAGTAGGAACCAAAATAGTTAGGATTAAATCCCAATTTCTTTCCCGCCGTAACCAGTGTTATCGCCGCTGTGCTAATGTTATGAATGATTACACAGTTGACCTTTTCTCTCTTTAATTGTAATACCTGTGATGTAGCATCGAGGGCTCCCATACTCAGGAATATACCGGTTACCTCCACCCCATATTTTTTACCTCGTTCCTGGGCTACTTTGAGGCCTGGTTTAAATGCCTCGGCATCCGCAAGAACAATTCCCAGCCTCAAATCCTTAGGGTTTAACTCTTTGACTATATAGTCAACTAATAGCCTTATACCGTCTTCATATATAGGAGCATTAATAAATGTATAACGTTGAAAAGGATCAACAAGCTGGCCGGACTTGCTCAACGGTATTCTAGGTACCTTTTCTTCTGCTACCAGAGGAGTCAGGGCAATATCTGCTGCACTGGCACCAGACCCGAGAATGGCAAAGACTTTGTCTCTATACATAAATTTTTTAAACGCAGCAAAGTTTTGTGGTATGCTGTATTTTGTGTCCTCAATTATAAGGTCTATCTTTCTTCCATCGATTCCTCCCCTATCATTTACCCATCTGAAAAATATCTTATACCCCTCCAGGGATGGCCCCTGTATGGAAGCGGTCACTCCTGTTATGTCAGTTAAGACACCGATCTTTATTGTGTCTTTGCTCACTCCCCTGCTGGTTTCGGCTGAGAGTGGGTATGCCCCAAAAAGAATAAAACCCACAACCAAAATCAATACAATATTTTTTTTCTTTCTCATGCCTGTTCTCCTTTCGTAGCTGAGTACAATAAGTTTTGTAACTGGTTGTTTTGACTTGGCTTTATCACCCCCTCTCAAAATCTTTTCTATTTTTTATCTTCCGGCCAATCTTCAGTAGGAGCTGGTAAAACAACCGGCACCGGCTTTCCATTTTTCCAAAACTTCTCTACTATTGGATGCTTTTTAGCAGTAAGGAATTGTATTATATCCTTTGGGGAGATGGCATCATCTTCTGTAGCTATCTTTTCATAAACTTCTTCCGGGATTGCATCTGCGATCTGCTTCTTTAAGTCCTGATGAATCCACACAATTCTATCCCATCCTCCATCACCCATCTGAAACTTTTTAGATCTTACTGTTCCAATAGAGGCACCCATATATCCATGTCCCTGAACACCTCCGCACGCTTCCGCAGCCAATTTTGAAAAAGTCAGCCCTTCGCCCAGCGGGGTTATTCCCTTATAAGTCCTGTCAACCAAGCCTATCCCATCAACCTGAGGGATATAAAACAGCAACAATTCAAATCACCCTCACGAGGTCTGTGGGTATTTTATAGTGCTATATAAGTTTACCCTCTTTATCGTTTTATTGCTCTTGGCAAAGATATACTCATTAACCCCTTCATATTGACCATATGCTTCATTGATTTTTTTCCCTTTTGGAATTCTCACCAGGTAACCAAAAGGATCGATCTCCAACCCCACCTCTGCACCTTTATAGTTGATGATACCACAGAACGGCATCCGCTCCGGGGCTATCATACAGACATGATTTGGGGCAAAACCCTGGCAAAGGGTACAGCCAAAGAACTCATCAACATCATCATCCTCAATTCCAACCATCCTGCTCTCCTGGGCTTCCCATTTATGCCTGATGTCATTATCCACTATTTCTTTAATAAATTCTGCACCACCAACCTCCGGACTCCCTATTATTACTCTAGCTTCGATGGCCTCAATTATGGGAAATGCAGACTTTGCAAGGCCAAAGAGCAGACTCAAAAGTTCTGGCCAGGTAATTCGATCTGCGACATTTTTCCCGACACGAAACCATTGATTCGATCTGGCATTTACAGCCATAATCCCTTCCATTTGTTCCAGAAAATCACCTATTTGACGGAGAAAGAATTCATCATAATCTACCCTCATCTCCTTACCGTACATCTTTATAATCCATCCAAAGGGAAGGGAAGTTCCTGGTTCAACTTCATTGATGTCGGGGCCAACAATCTCAACTCTTCCATCCTGTACTTCATCAGGATCCGTCATTACTTCGATTGACTCAAAAATGCTTCCTGACCATTTGGGCCCACCATACTCAACATGATAATCATCCTTTCTGATTCTCTCACCTTGAAACCGAGGACCATACCCGATCCTGATATTTGCGAGAGCTTCTTCAATATCTTCACTAATCTGACAAACTCGTCCTTCAGGCCATTTAATCATCCTCAAACCTCCTTTTAACCGCTTAACCTCATCAATAAGGCTTTAGTCTAGAATATAACTAATACTTTTAAAACACAAACCACTCTAAGAATCTTCAGGCTTATAGCAATCTTAATAAATTTTTGAATTGAAAATCTCCCTTGTCTCTCTGCACAAAGACCGTCCATACGGTATATTACATCTCTAATTAATTCTTATGTGTTTGTCAAGTATTTTTTTGCTGTAGCCTGACAACAATATCCAATATCCTGATAATACTAGTGTGTATCGCCAACTTAATAAAAAATATTAATTTTTTTCTTGCACATTTTTTTTCTATATAATAGTATATGCAAACCGATAAATAAGGTATAGACCGTCTGGTCAGGCTATTAAACTCGTCGGGGGAATATATGGCGAAAAGAGAAGAAATTCTGGAAGCAGCAACCATGCTTTTTTATGAAAAGGGATACCAATCTACATCCATGAATGACCTGGCAAACGAGATGGGTCTGAGCAAATCCGCTATCTACCACTATTTCAGGAGTAAAGAAGAAATTTTAGTGGAAATTTATGAAAAAACCATTACAGATGCTACCAATGAACTTTCCAAACTGGCCACTTCTGATAAGTCTACCATTGACAAATTACGGGAGGCTATTATAAACCAAATAGAACATATTATGATTGAAAGACAATCCATGTTAAAAATATTTTTTCAGGAAGAAGAACAGCTTCCTGACAAGTTTCATAAATCTATAAAAAAGAGAAAAAGAGAATACAATAGACTGATAGAAGGCATTTTTACCGAAGGTATAAGTGAGGGCATATTTAAAAAAGGTGATCCTCAACTTTTCGTAAATGCCTTTCTTGGTATGTGTTTGTGGGTGTACAGGTGGTATAAGCCGAATAGCAAATACAAACCTGAGGATATTTCAAAATACTTTGTGAAACTAATAGAAGAAGGTTGTCTTACTCCTGATTTTAAAAGACTAACCAAAGAAACAGTCACTACGCCTTCAAATGGTGAGGATATTTCTGGAGGTGATTTTTCAGTTGAAAGTGTAATAAAAAGAATGCGTTATCATACTTCGATGATTGAAATATTAAACAGCCAATTAAACACTCTCTTAGAGGAGAAAATAATACAACACTAAAGCAGAAAGGATGTATACATAAAAGAAGATGCCCTCATTGGAGGAGTATTTTTTGTGAGCAATAATACTGAAAGGGAGGAAATCTATGTCAAAAAACAAGAAGTACCAGGTAGCTAAAGTTGGACATAAGGAGATCGACATAACAAAAACAGTAAGAGACATAAGAGGAGTGGAGGAAATAGTAAAAGAATCGATTGAAACTACCTGGTCAGAAAATCTGGTAAACCAGATGAAAGTATGGCTGACTCCATTTCCAAACCCAACAGACATGGCTGAGTGGGATAGAATATTATTGGAGAGGTATCCACCACTATATACAGTTATTGAAAAGAAATGTAACAACTGCTATATGGGAACGTGTGAGCTGGATAAGGGAAAAGGGGCATGTGGTTTGGACTTGGAAACTTATCAGGCAAAGTTATCACTGCAAACATCATGCAGAGGGCTTTCTATACAGCTCTCCTCAACGAGATACCTATTAAACCATTGTATAAAAGAGTTCGGCGAAAGAAAAAAGATAAAGTGGGGCAAAAATGTCGCTTACGGGATGATGAACGTAAATGCAATATGCGGTTTTACACCCAGAACTTTGAAAGAAGCAAACAGGGTAGTAACTTATTTAGAGGGTCAACTCTCAAGCCTACTATCCTCTGCCAGTGTTGGATATGAGGGAAATACAACAGACCTGGAATCCAAGGCTCTCCACGCTGGGTCACTTTTGTTGGTGGCATTGGATGTTAATGAGTTTTTGAAACATGCGTTTTTCAACTTCTGCTGGGGGCCAGACCGAGAACTGACGGAACTCCCAACGTTCCC of the Thermodesulfobacteriota bacterium genome contains:
- a CDS encoding hydroxymethylglutaryl-CoA synthase; translation: MAVGIVGYGVYIPKCRIKREDIAKVWGGGGRGENAALNDNEDVITMAVEASVNAIEHSGLADVREVDAIYLGTDSPPNIEHSSIGVIAQTLGAKRDIEVMDFTTTPRAGIAALKACIDAVKSGRVRYGLVIASDYRPASPGSNMEMFFGGGAGAFIVGDKDTIADLEEVYTYSGNFRDNWRSLADTYVRDYEPRFTRQYGYTEHIHNSLKGLLSKTGLTIDQFQHIVFQQPDARLPMEIARKLKLTSEQTKLGSIFNDIGDTGAACLFIGLSSVFDRAISGDKVLAVSYGSGTSDALYLTVREPIEKAKGRCKSYQSYLASKVYMDYTRYLRSKGVLKKDESPADLGVSPLSPLMWRASAELYRLIGARCLNCGYVNFPPSERKICIRCGNTKFKEVVFSRKGKIHTFCVNYYMPAGFESPLPIIIADLDDGVRHRALGTEMSPEEVKIDMPVELVLRRLTSEDNVNLYGNVFRPIRIK
- a CDS encoding branched-chain amino acid ABC transporter permease, coding for MGCGNFKTSYSKDMAIFQTNWIRNWIIGFIVFLIIFPFTASPYLIYVINITAIAVIGALGLNIITGYCGQISFGQAAFLAIGAYTSAILSAKVGLSFWMAMPLSGFITAFAGLLVGIPSLRLKGLYLVMTTLALVFICQFVVINWESMTGGSKGHSVPLPTIFSYTIRSDLSFYFLIMPITALAVLFAKNLTRTKPGRAFVAIRDRYIAAEIIGVNIARFKVMAFFISSFYVGIAGSLYAHYTREISPEHFPITLSIDYIAMIIIGGMGSILGSVYGAIFVTMLPEGIRMFSDLFRGSAPFLTERILELKAIVFGLIIILFLIFEPDGINGRWQKIKVYWKKWPYKYR
- a CDS encoding AMP-binding protein, translated to MRKDTLPHILHAQVEKYGNKKVALREKNFGVWDEITWKEYGDHVRNFALGLISLGLEKGDHVCIIGENCREWLYADLGIQSAGGISVGIYSIDYAEGVRYIVDHCEAKFIVAEDQEQTDKVMEFKERQPHLKKCIVMDMKGLRDYNDPFIMSFNEVEEMGKRLYETSPSIFYDRLDEVKPDDVCMMLYTSGTTSVPKGVMITHRIYLAWIDGLQAANPVKEGDIVLSFLPLNHGIERLMSVVIPLCFGCTVNFSESTETVQENMYEIAPTLLLAVPRIYEKLCSEVKINVQDSTWLKRLAFKLAMPVGYKVTDMEMARRKVRWYWRFLYFVAYLACFRAIKDQMGFLRLRIAYTGGAAVAPEMNRFFYAVGIKLRELYGMTEIGIVATHQGRDIKIGTAGKFLPGVEWKITQEGELLCKVKSLFAGYYKNPEATQSAKGDGWMRTNDLVYVDDEGYLHVLGRRQDVFITSDGRIIAPDEIENKLKFSPYIYEAVVVGEGMEYLIALIQIDFSNVGKWAMNNKIAYTTFKSLSLNSAVYDLIAEEIREVNRSLAHDRQIKKFNLITKELDHDEDELTATQKVRRTAIREMYRDLIRETYESGYEL
- a CDS encoding CaiB/BaiF CoA-transferase family protein, which translates into the protein MAGALDGIKVLDFSRLLPFEYCTMMLADLGAEVLKVEEPEKGDYMRWLPPKNKKEGYIFLLANRNKKSMTLNFNTEKGREIVYRLVKKYDVLFESFRPGIMDGFGLGYKDLKEINPRLVYCSSTGYGQTGPYKDKAGHDANYIAVAGILGVTGRHTGAPVIPGIPIADMSIGIFSAYAILAGLMARDRTGKGQHIDVSMTDCMVSYNTIPLAHHFAGYEYGIGESSGSLEITGHALWYNCFETRDGKYLFLGNLEKKFWINLCKAIGREDFVDFEFATGKKRDEIMAEMRSIFLTKSREEWLEIMGGKDFCASPVNSLEEVVADPQVNAREMILETDHPVEGTIKQIGFPYKFSETPGKIKTPPPVLGQHTNEVLANFGYTEDDIRDLEEKGIV
- a CDS encoding ABC transporter substrate-binding protein: MRKKKNIVLILVVGFILFGAYPLSAETSRGVSKDTIKIGVLTDITGVTASIQGPSLEGYKIFFRWVNDRGGIDGRKIDLIIEDTKYSIPQNFAAFKKFMYRDKVFAILGSGASAADIALTPLVAEEKVPRIPLSKSGQLVDPFQRYTFINAPIYEDGIRLLVDYIVKELNPKDLRLGIVLADAEAFKPGLKVAQERGKKYGVEVTGIFLSMGALDATSQVLQLKREKVNCVIIHNISTAAITLVTAGKKLGFNPNYFGSYWATQDQLIKAAKEAARNYWGVHCFSGWDEENPGIKELRSVTKKYDSGATWKDRAYTDGWVLSMILAEGIKRAKNNLTNEGLVNAIESMKNFSTKDLSGPLTYSSANHKPNEFFKIYKADVEKGFFVPISSWKKPLD
- a CDS encoding TetR/AcrR family transcriptional regulator; the protein is MAKREEILEAATMLFYEKGYQSTSMNDLANEMGLSKSAIYHYFRSKEEILVEIYEKTITDATNELSKLATSDKSTIDKLREAIINQIEHIMIERQSMLKIFFQEEEQLPDKFHKSIKKRKREYNRLIEGIFTEGISEGIFKKGDPQLFVNAFLGMCLWVYRWYKPNSKYKPEDISKYFVKLIEEGCLTPDFKRLTKETVTTPSNGEDISGGDFSVESVIKRMRYHTSMIEILNSQLNTLLEEKIIQH